Proteins co-encoded in one Polaromonas vacuolata genomic window:
- a CDS encoding NAD(P)/FAD-dependent oxidoreductase, with protein MSGQPNSAALARVAIVGSGISGLAAAHALNGLADITLFEAGNYFGGHTNTVDVTLPGADGLVTHGVDTGFLVFNERTYPNLINLLAELDVKTAKSDMSFSVKVPGAGSKGRALAWSGSNLSSVFAQRSNLFNWKFLRMLRDIVRFNRICTKLAEANLETEMRQPLSDFLKAHAFSNEFRDWYFLPMMGCIWSCPTDQMLQFPVATMIRFCHNHGLIQVTDRPQWWTVSGGAKHYVEKIVAQISDKRLNTPVRLIERDEEGIRIVTDGRAERFDKVILAAHSDQSLAMLREPSQTEQNLLGAIRYQANRAVLHTDATVLPDEKIAWAAWNYERAVQSEQESSRVCLHYLLNMLQPLPFSQPVLVSLNPLTAIRPEKIIAEFDYTHPVFDLAAIQAQGQLSQLQGGSHSYFCGAWTGYGFHEDGLKSGLQAARQLLRDMSPA; from the coding sequence ATGAGCGGCCAGCCAAACTCAGCCGCTCTGGCACGGGTGGCCATCGTCGGTTCAGGTATTTCAGGTTTAGCCGCAGCGCACGCGCTGAACGGCTTGGCTGACATCACACTCTTTGAAGCCGGTAACTATTTCGGTGGACACACCAACACAGTCGATGTCACATTGCCCGGAGCAGATGGTCTGGTCACGCACGGCGTAGACACCGGTTTTTTGGTTTTCAACGAGCGCACCTATCCAAATTTAATCAATTTATTGGCTGAACTAGATGTTAAGACTGCCAAGTCAGACATGTCGTTTTCCGTCAAAGTACCCGGCGCAGGCAGCAAGGGTCGAGCGCTGGCTTGGAGCGGCTCAAACTTAAGCAGTGTGTTTGCCCAACGCAGCAATTTATTCAACTGGAAATTTCTTCGCATGCTGCGTGACATCGTGCGTTTTAACCGCATCTGCACCAAGCTGGCCGAAGCAAATCTTGAGACTGAAATGCGCCAGCCGCTGAGTGATTTTCTTAAAGCTCATGCGTTTTCCAATGAATTTCGCGACTGGTATTTTCTACCCATGATGGGCTGCATATGGTCTTGTCCAACTGACCAGATGCTGCAGTTTCCAGTCGCCACCATGATTCGTTTTTGCCATAACCACGGTTTAATCCAAGTCACTGATAGGCCGCAGTGGTGGACTGTCAGCGGTGGTGCAAAACACTATGTTGAAAAAATCGTTGCGCAGATTTCAGACAAACGACTAAACACGCCCGTGCGCTTAATTGAGCGTGACGAAGAAGGCATTCGCATCGTCACCGATGGCCGTGCTGAGCGCTTTGACAAAGTAATATTGGCCGCACATTCAGACCAATCACTGGCCATGCTGCGCGAGCCCAGCCAGACCGAGCAGAATCTTTTAGGCGCCATACGCTACCAAGCTAACCGTGCAGTGCTGCACACCGATGCGACGGTACTACCCGACGAAAAAATTGCGTGGGCAGCTTGGAATTACGAGCGTGCAGTGCAAAGCGAGCAAGAGTCTTCAAGAGTCTGTCTGCATTATTTACTCAACATGCTTCAGCCCTTGCCCTTTAGTCAACCGGTTCTGGTTTCGCTCAATCCATTGACCGCCATACGGCCAGAGAAAATCATTGCCGAGTTCGACTACACACACCCGGTGTTTGATCTGGCTGCGATTCAAGCGCAAGGCCAGCTAAGCCAATTGCAAGGCGGCTCGCACAGCTATTTTTGTGGCGCTTGGACGGGCTACGGTTTTCACGAAGACGGGCTTAAATCTGGCCTACAAGCTGCTCGCCAATTATTGCGAGACATGAGCCCCGCATGA
- a CDS encoding DUF1365 domain-containing protein has product MMQNTKVDLPLIGFGQVRHTRLKPAQHAFNYATYFLLLPMRAMQKNGSGLLAHNRAGLLSFFDQDHGDGRANAVSWIDELLEKEGITDASGELWLHAYPRVLGYTFKPVSFWYCHTENGDLRAIVAEVNNTFGERHCYLLDAPIYGQELRADKVFHVSPFCSVEGSYRFRFMRSSQDGVEKTVARIDHDDNTGPLLETSVSGTLETITPRSLRKALWTYPAMTFAIMARIHWHAFKLWRKRVPFFSKPKPPKAFLTR; this is encoded by the coding sequence ATGATGCAAAACACAAAGGTTGATCTGCCGCTGATTGGCTTTGGCCAAGTACGCCACACGCGGTTAAAACCAGCGCAGCACGCCTTTAATTACGCCACTTATTTCTTGCTATTGCCAATGCGTGCAATGCAGAAAAACGGCAGTGGTCTACTTGCCCACAACCGAGCTGGACTGCTGAGTTTTTTTGACCAAGACCACGGCGACGGACGCGCTAATGCGGTCAGTTGGATAGATGAATTACTGGAAAAAGAAGGCATAACAGACGCCAGCGGCGAACTTTGGCTACATGCCTATCCGCGCGTGCTGGGCTACACCTTTAAGCCGGTTAGCTTTTGGTATTGCCACACCGAAAATGGCGACTTGCGAGCGATTGTGGCCGAGGTCAACAACACCTTTGGCGAGCGCCATTGCTACCTGCTAGATGCGCCCATCTATGGTCAAGAATTGCGCGCAGATAAAGTTTTTCATGTCTCACCGTTTTGCAGCGTAGAAGGCAGTTATCGCTTTCGATTCATGCGCAGCAGTCAAGACGGCGTAGAGAAAACCGTGGCCCGTATCGACCATGACGACAACACCGGCCCATTGTTAGAGACCAGCGTCAGCGGCACGCTAGAAACCATCACCCCACGCAGCCTGCGCAAGGCGCTGTGGACTTACCCAGCTATGACTTTTGCAATCATGGCGCGCATCCACTGGCATGCCTTTAAATTGTGGCGCAAACGCGTTCCTTTTTTTAGTAAGCCCAAGCCTCCGAAAGCATTTTTGACGCGATGA
- a CDS encoding SAM-dependent methyltransferase — MNILNTPSARPATLIIPSDAPAAARSALKLLARLKHGTLNVKMPDGTVQRFGNGQSPTASLHLLNWNACSAALKSGDIGFAESYIAGDWTSPHMTELLRIFMLNRKEIEDVIYGTWLGRLAYRVKHLLNRNTKTNSQKNIHAHYDLGNAFYQLWLDESMNYSSAVFDTPEVSMLEGQHAKVRRALQSVQLKPGQRVLEIGCGWGALAEKAVLEFDATVVGVTLSTEQLAWAEDRLKRQGIGDFADLRLQDYRDIGKTTKDQPFDAICSIEMVEAVGREYWPEYFRTVTRLLKPGGHACIQSIVIADELFDRYITSTDFIQQYIFPGGCLPCPREFRAQANAAGLEVIEEFSFGKDYARTLQIWRDAFKAKETEVMALGFDRRFMRIWEFYLCYCEAAFHEANTDVVQYTLRKL; from the coding sequence ATGAATATTCTCAATACACCTAGCGCCCGACCGGCAACATTAATCATTCCTAGCGACGCACCAGCTGCTGCTCGAAGCGCATTAAAACTGCTGGCGCGTCTCAAGCACGGCACGCTTAACGTCAAGATGCCTGACGGCACGGTTCAACGTTTTGGCAATGGTCAAAGTCCAACGGCTAGCTTGCATTTATTAAACTGGAATGCCTGTAGCGCTGCGCTCAAATCTGGTGATATTGGTTTTGCTGAAAGCTATATTGCGGGCGACTGGACTTCACCTCACATGACGGAGTTGCTGCGTATTTTCATGCTCAATCGTAAAGAAATTGAAGATGTGATTTACGGCACTTGGCTAGGCCGTTTGGCTTACCGGGTTAAGCATTTACTCAACCGCAATACCAAAACGAATAGTCAAAAAAATATTCATGCGCACTACGATTTAGGCAATGCTTTCTATCAGCTCTGGCTGGACGAAAGTATGAATTATTCGTCCGCAGTTTTTGACACACCTGAAGTCTCAATGCTAGAAGGCCAACATGCCAAGGTCAGGCGTGCGCTGCAATCGGTCCAACTCAAACCAGGTCAGCGAGTACTTGAAATTGGCTGCGGCTGGGGCGCGTTAGCAGAAAAAGCCGTGCTGGAGTTTGATGCGACGGTTGTCGGCGTGACACTCAGTACCGAGCAATTGGCTTGGGCTGAAGATCGTCTTAAACGGCAAGGCATTGGTGACTTCGCTGACCTGCGTTTACAAGACTACCGCGACATCGGGAAAACCACAAAAGACCAGCCCTTCGATGCCATCTGCTCGATTGAAATGGTCGAAGCAGTTGGCCGCGAATACTGGCCAGAATACTTTCGCACGGTGACACGTTTACTCAAACCCGGTGGTCACGCCTGCATACAAAGCATAGTGATTGCTGACGAATTGTTTGACCGCTACATCACCTCGACTGACTTTATTCAGCAGTACATTTTTCCAGGTGGTTGCTTGCCTTGCCCACGCGAATTTCGTGCCCAAGCCAATGCGGCAGGACTCGAAGTGATAGAAGAATTTTCATTCGGTAAGGACTACGCTCGCACGCTACAAATTTGGCGCGATGCTTTTAAAGCCAAAGAAACCGAAGTCATGGCACTCGGCTTTGACCGCCGCTTTATGCGTATTTGGGAGTTTTACCTGTGCTACTGTGAGGCCGCGTTTCACGAGGCCAATACCGATGTTGTGCAATACACGCTGCGCAAACTGTGA
- a CDS encoding chalcone isomerase family protein, whose product MMKRKIQPSLLISLVLLSSPLLAQTAPSAALDSKTDTRIELQQQLPQGKLLGKTKLTIWGFQIYNARLWVAPGFRTDQIDNSAFALELAYLRDFSSTDVAERSIEEMRRFASLSQAQTTAWTAELMRVIPNVKKGDRIMAVNLPGEGVRFLFNGKPNGEILDKQFSRLFFSIWLSPKTSEPKMREELLLGAM is encoded by the coding sequence ATGATGAAACGAAAAATCCAGCCCAGCCTGCTGATCAGCCTAGTCTTATTGTCTAGCCCATTGCTGGCCCAAACCGCACCAAGCGCAGCGCTAGACAGCAAGACAGATACGAGGATAGAGCTCCAGCAACAGCTGCCACAAGGCAAGTTGCTGGGCAAAACCAAACTCACGATTTGGGGCTTTCAAATCTATAACGCACGGCTCTGGGTGGCGCCGGGTTTTCGCACCGACCAGATCGATAATTCAGCCTTCGCATTGGAGTTAGCCTATCTGCGAGATTTCTCAAGCACCGATGTGGCTGAACGCTCGATTGAAGAAATGCGCCGTTTCGCCAGCCTCAGTCAAGCCCAGACGACAGCCTGGACGGCGGAGCTAATGCGCGTCATACCGAACGTGAAAAAAGGCGACCGTATCATGGCCGTGAATTTACCGGGTGAAGGTGTGCGTTTTTTATTCAACGGCAAACCGAATGGTGAAATTTTAGACAAGCAGTTTTCACGTTTGTTTTTTTCGATTTGGCTTTCACCTAAAACTTCAGAGCCCAAGATGCGTGAAGAATTACTACTCGGTGCAATGTGA
- a CDS encoding MFS transporter, translating into MIDTGLSQEKFSRRNTLAYGLLGLPLAFVALPLYVILPNHYAREFGVPLATLGAILLLARLFDALIDPLLGRLSDRLFARSARAVLIMGGLAALLLALGFALLFFPLVSAPDALLAWAGATLMLTYAGYSALSVAHQSWGARLGGNEAERSRLVAWREGLGLVGVVVASVTPVALGLPATTAIFFVALAAGWLAWTRSVPPPTKIEAALNAETKKTKVADTTNPVKPANTVDTDIWLPFRSAAFRSLLTVFMLNGIASAVPATLVLFFIQDLLQAPAALEPLFLGSYFLSAALSMPLWLALVKRLGLARTWLCGMLLAIAVFAWASQMGAGQTTAFVVICALSGIALGTDLALPGALLTGVIQANGDSGRAEGAYFGWWSFATKLNLALAAGLALPLLALFGYAPGVNTPTALNALLIAYCVLPCLLKLAAAGSLYFLVLKKPKLKPYLL; encoded by the coding sequence GTGATCGACACAGGCCTTAGTCAGGAAAAATTTAGTCGCCGTAATACGCTGGCCTATGGTTTACTCGGCCTGCCGTTGGCGTTTGTTGCATTGCCGCTGTATGTGATTTTGCCTAACCATTACGCACGCGAGTTTGGTGTGCCACTGGCCACGTTGGGCGCAATCTTGCTGCTCGCGCGGCTGTTCGATGCGTTGATAGACCCGCTATTAGGACGACTGAGCGACCGGTTGTTTGCGCGTTCAGCACGTGCCGTTCTCATCATGGGTGGACTCGCCGCCTTGCTCCTAGCGCTGGGGTTTGCGCTGCTATTTTTTCCACTCGTGAGTGCGCCTGATGCACTACTGGCTTGGGCTGGCGCAACGCTAATGCTGACCTATGCTGGATACAGCGCACTGAGTGTCGCGCACCAGTCTTGGGGTGCCAGGCTGGGCGGCAATGAAGCCGAGCGCAGTCGCTTGGTCGCTTGGCGCGAAGGCTTGGGTCTGGTCGGCGTGGTGGTGGCATCCGTCACGCCGGTAGCACTTGGGCTGCCAGCCACCACGGCAATTTTTTTCGTCGCACTGGCCGCCGGTTGGCTGGCTTGGACGCGATCGGTACCGCCACCAACCAAAATAGAAGCAGCGCTAAACGCAGAAACTAAAAAAACAAAAGTCGCCGACACAACCAATCCCGTCAAGCCGGCCAATACAGTCGACACAGACATCTGGCTACCGTTTCGCTCTGCCGCTTTTCGCAGCCTGCTCACGGTCTTTATGCTCAACGGGATTGCCAGTGCTGTGCCGGCCACATTGGTGCTGTTTTTCATCCAAGACTTGCTGCAAGCACCGGCGGCTTTAGAGCCGCTTTTTCTGGGCAGTTATTTTTTATCGGCTGCGCTGTCCATGCCGCTGTGGCTGGCACTGGTTAAACGTTTGGGGCTTGCGCGCACTTGGCTGTGCGGCATGTTGTTAGCGATTGCGGTGTTTGCTTGGGCGTCTCAAATGGGTGCAGGTCAAACCACCGCATTTGTGGTGATTTGTGCGCTCTCAGGTATTGCACTGGGCACTGACTTAGCTTTGCCAGGCGCGTTATTGACCGGCGTGATTCAAGCTAACGGTGACTCTGGTCGCGCCGAAGGCGCTTATTTTGGCTGGTGGAGTTTTGCCACCAAACTCAATTTAGCATTGGCCGCCGGTCTGGCATTGCCGCTGCTAGCGCTATTTGGTTACGCACCTGGCGTGAACACACCCACAGCGCTTAATGCGCTCTTGATTGCTTACTGCGTGCTGCCTTGCTTACTCAAGCTAGCAGCAGCAGGCAGCTTGTATTTTTTAGTCCTCAAAAAACCCAAACTCAAACCTTATTTATTATGA
- a CDS encoding DUF3833 domain-containing protein, with the protein MKKDRSFAAFFSLLALTAGLLAGCASPQVSDYAAEKPVLDMREYFNGTLDAYGLFTDRSGKVVKRFTVLMTCSWTGPAGQEVGTLNEQFSYSDGTKGERIWTLKRTPNGSYSGTASDVVGQASGQEMGNAFRWGYTLNLPVDGKIIEVQFDDWMYLMTDKVMLNKAAMSKYGFKLGEVTLSFVKR; encoded by the coding sequence ATGAAAAAAGATCGCTCTTTTGCCGCATTTTTCTCACTTTTAGCGCTCACTGCTGGCTTATTAGCTGGCTGCGCTTCTCCGCAAGTGAGCGACTATGCAGCGGAAAAACCAGTGCTAGATATGCGTGAATATTTCAACGGCACGCTAGACGCTTACGGTCTATTCACCGACCGTTCAGGCAAAGTCGTCAAACGCTTTACCGTGCTGATGACGTGCAGTTGGACGGGTCCAGCGGGCCAAGAAGTCGGCACGCTGAATGAACAATTTAGCTACTCAGACGGTACCAAGGGCGAGCGCATCTGGACGCTCAAACGCACGCCCAACGGCAGCTATAGCGGCACCGCCTCTGACGTCGTCGGTCAGGCTAGTGGCCAAGAAATGGGCAATGCGTTTCGCTGGGGTTACACCTTAAATCTGCCGGTAGATGGAAAAATTATCGAAGTTCAGTTTGATGACTGGATGTATTTAATGACCGACAAAGTCATGCTGAACAAAGCTGCGATGAGTAAATACGGCTTCAAGCTGGGT